The Sporosarcina ureae genome includes a region encoding these proteins:
- a CDS encoding putative Ig domain-containing protein: MKSLMNKVLLLLLIMVAIGVSNFITESTYAEILEVGESRSLGTTVEVPVTVRDAMYLASGNFVITAPTGRGVVLKSFRPSPAFDDQLFRTRFSVTNNALDLNFLSISNKEEKLTDKKATVGYLVYELTSQFKEGTSIDLSITTAGMKGRLNTDLVVNPMDGKIVRKMPVGDVVGNDKPTAAAAIRILQHLNNPITDREAFLSADVNGDGVLTQEDAQIILDYIAGKRTTFLAIQAKELDNAVLKSEYSEKVAAMNGRAPYTFKRVGTFPAGLTLDETTGEISGTPTRAQSYNFTIQVTDALGDIEKRMFSINVIDSNILSIEKPLPINVKLNGTPELPVKVNVTYKDKTTGKEAVSWEPVDTSKIGTVIAKGTIGDSGFTVSVEVHVVSANYLNSVKVGFVQFLNLHTIEVDVSEDVYKVTVNNTYSMHFEGDKKFSLISSNFSANSTVTFRMYDKYGNLLETKQHVLKPN; this comes from the coding sequence ATGAAGAGTTTAATGAATAAAGTCTTATTATTACTACTAATAATGGTCGCTATCGGAGTGTCGAATTTTATTACAGAGTCAACATATGCGGAAATATTAGAAGTCGGTGAAAGCCGTTCACTTGGTACAACAGTGGAGGTGCCTGTAACGGTTCGGGATGCAATGTATTTGGCATCAGGAAATTTCGTGATTACAGCACCAACTGGTAGAGGAGTGGTTTTGAAAAGCTTCCGTCCGTCACCTGCATTTGATGATCAACTATTTCGGACAAGATTTAGCGTTACCAATAACGCACTCGATCTGAACTTCTTGTCTATTTCCAATAAAGAAGAAAAATTGACAGATAAGAAAGCAACGGTAGGGTATTTAGTTTACGAACTTACTAGTCAATTTAAAGAAGGGACATCCATAGACCTTTCGATCACAACAGCTGGCATGAAGGGGCGTTTAAATACAGATTTGGTTGTGAATCCAATGGACGGGAAAATTGTCCGCAAAATGCCGGTTGGAGATGTAGTGGGAAATGATAAGCCAACAGCCGCTGCCGCTATCCGTATCCTGCAGCATTTAAATAATCCGATTACAGACCGTGAAGCGTTCCTGTCTGCAGACGTTAACGGGGACGGTGTTCTAACGCAAGAAGATGCACAAATTATTTTGGATTATATTGCGGGTAAGCGAACAACATTTCTTGCAATCCAGGCAAAAGAACTGGATAACGCAGTGTTGAAGAGTGAATATAGCGAGAAAGTGGCCGCTATGAACGGTCGTGCACCTTATACATTTAAGCGTGTAGGAACTTTTCCGGCAGGTCTGACTTTGGATGAAACGACAGGTGAAATCAGTGGAACACCAACGCGTGCCCAAAGTTACAACTTTACGATTCAAGTAACTGACGCGCTTGGTGATATTGAAAAGCGGATGTTCAGTATCAACGTAATTGATTCCAACATCCTGTCTATTGAAAAACCGTTGCCAATCAACGTCAAACTGAACGGAACACCTGAATTGCCTGTAAAAGTGAATGTCACATATAAGGACAAAACAACAGGTAAGGAAGCAGTCAGCTGGGAGCCGGTTGATACATCAAAAATTGGCACAGTGATCGCGAAAGGGACAATCGGGGATAGCGGATTTACGGTAAGTGTCGAAGTCCATGTTGTATCGGCAAATTACTTGAATAGCGTAAAAGTTGGATTTGTGCAGTTTCTGAATCTCCATACAATTGAAGTCGATGTATCGGAGGATGTCTATAAAGTGACTGTTAACAACACGTATAGTATGCACTTCGAAGGGGATAAAAAGTTCAGCTTAATCAGCTCGAATTTCTCGGCCAATTCAACTGTCACATTCCGCATGTACGACAAATACGGAAATCTGCTTGAAACAAAGCAACACGTGTTAAAACCCAATTAA
- a CDS encoding carbohydrate kinase family protein yields MKNRQEKHVLIYGDIFVDYIATDETNTEFSTFLGGATVNVAAGVSRLGAKSSLITMIGEDEDSIFAENQLRHEGVDVTFAVRSPEKKVNRVYVHLTPEYDRVFVKYIDDTPDLQVQPSDLQEEAFQNASILHICSGTMFQPTALETTKRAVELAKDHGLFLSVDPNIRPLRWESEEKCRTTILSFLDQTDLLKLTEEELTFLMQESSIEKALDQIAAYTIPVIMMTMGKEGTLAIIEGAQHHVTVEPIDPVDTTGAGDAFLAGVLRGLHLNGKPESIEEMLAHIEFGNQMGALCAMKVGALSAMPHADELE; encoded by the coding sequence ATGAAGAATCGACAAGAAAAACATGTCCTGATATATGGAGACATTTTCGTAGACTATATCGCAACAGACGAGACGAACACGGAGTTTTCAACATTCCTAGGTGGTGCAACAGTCAATGTGGCGGCGGGTGTTTCGCGCTTGGGTGCAAAGTCTTCATTAATTACCATGATCGGAGAAGACGAGGATTCGATCTTTGCAGAAAATCAGCTACGACATGAAGGCGTCGATGTGACGTTTGCTGTCCGTTCGCCCGAGAAGAAAGTGAACCGTGTTTATGTACATTTGACTCCTGAATATGACCGAGTATTTGTAAAGTACATCGACGACACACCTGATCTTCAGGTTCAACCGAGTGATTTACAAGAAGAAGCGTTCCAAAATGCATCGATTTTACATATATGTTCCGGTACAATGTTCCAGCCAACTGCTTTGGAGACGACTAAAAGGGCTGTTGAATTAGCAAAGGATCATGGATTGTTCCTTTCAGTAGATCCAAATATTCGTCCGTTACGTTGGGAAAGTGAAGAGAAATGTCGTACTACCATTCTCTCGTTTTTAGATCAGACAGACTTGCTAAAACTTACGGAAGAAGAACTCACTTTTCTTATGCAAGAATCGAGTATAGAAAAAGCGTTAGATCAAATTGCAGCCTATACTATCCCTGTCATTATGATGACGATGGGCAAGGAAGGCACTCTTGCCATCATTGAAGGGGCGCAACATCATGTAACGGTGGAGCCAATCGACCCCGTAGATACCACGGGAGCAGGAGATGCTTTCTTGGCCGGCGTACTTCGCGGTCTTCATCTGAATGGCAAGCCCGAATCAATCGAAGAAATGCTTGCACATATCGAATTTGGCAATCAAATGGGCGCATTATGTGCAATGAAAGTCGGTGCGCTCTCCGCGATGCCGCATGCGGATGAATTGGAGTGA
- a CDS encoding CBS domain-containing protein yields the protein MEHKNSERFLIAFNRIDKSLMRITDLPNHLSFSKKIDKAKSQNALIARYEDDLREFGSLRNAIVHNRTGFDYAIAEPHDEIVELIEGIDERLSHPVTVKDLFSGKVHTVQADESLATGLRLVRKWKINQLPIYKKGQFIGLITADGIMNWLADQDSESISREIPTLLDVYNHEKRRKTYRFVKSSMSVYEAEGFFRKSIATGRRLEALLITEQGGKDEKLMGIITPLDLLKIDE from the coding sequence ATGGAACATAAAAATTCAGAGCGTTTTCTCATTGCATTTAACCGAATCGATAAATCGTTAATGAGGATTACCGATTTGCCGAATCATTTATCATTCTCGAAGAAAATAGATAAAGCTAAGTCGCAAAATGCCTTAATTGCCCGCTATGAAGATGATTTGCGTGAATTCGGCAGTTTACGTAATGCGATTGTTCATAATCGAACGGGGTTTGACTATGCCATAGCGGAACCGCACGATGAAATTGTAGAACTCATTGAAGGTATAGATGAACGATTATCACACCCAGTAACCGTCAAAGATTTATTCTCTGGAAAAGTACATACTGTGCAAGCAGATGAATCACTCGCCACAGGCTTGCGTTTAGTGAGAAAATGGAAAATCAATCAATTGCCTATTTATAAAAAAGGTCAATTCATCGGATTAATTACGGCAGACGGTATTATGAATTGGCTAGCCGATCAGGATAGTGAGAGCATTTCCCGGGAAATACCGACATTATTAGACGTATATAATCATGAGAAAAGAAGAAAAACCTATCGTTTTGTCAAAAGTTCGATGTCGGTTTATGAAGCAGAAGGGTTTTTCAGAAAGTCCATTGCGACAGGGAGACGTCTAGAAGCACTGCTCATTACCGAACAAGGTGGTAAAGATGAGAAATTGATGGGCATTATTACTCCTTTGGATTTATTGAAAATAGATGAATGA
- a CDS encoding phosphate ABC transporter ATP-binding protein, whose product MDSEQNKTLYEPAIHFQNVSFEVEGTKILDTITGSFPTNEITVLVGPSGAGKTTLLKMCNGLLSPTSGDITVQGRTIHEMSPVDLRRKVGMVLQSSPMIAGSVYDNLALPLRLQGKTLSKEKALDILDQVGLEGEYLERDSRTLSGGQQQKVSIARTLLNQSKVLLMDEITSALDPSSLNEVEDLIRKLHDEHAITVIWITHNLEQAKRMGQYAWIMVDGKLVDAGEISVLDHSDIPSVDRFLKGDF is encoded by the coding sequence ATGGATAGTGAGCAGAATAAAACCTTATATGAGCCTGCGATTCATTTTCAAAACGTTTCGTTTGAAGTGGAGGGTACGAAGATTCTCGATACGATTACCGGATCTTTTCCTACGAATGAAATTACGGTGTTGGTCGGACCTTCGGGTGCAGGGAAAACGACTTTATTGAAAATGTGCAACGGTCTGCTGAGTCCTACTAGTGGGGATATTACGGTGCAGGGGCGGACGATTCATGAAATGTCACCGGTTGACCTCCGTCGAAAAGTGGGGATGGTGTTACAAAGTTCACCGATGATCGCTGGAAGCGTCTATGACAATTTGGCACTGCCACTGCGTTTACAAGGCAAGACGTTGAGTAAAGAAAAAGCGTTGGATATTTTGGATCAGGTCGGTCTCGAAGGAGAGTATCTTGAACGCGACAGCCGGACCTTGTCTGGTGGTCAGCAGCAGAAAGTATCGATTGCCAGAACGTTATTGAATCAATCGAAGGTTTTGTTGATGGATGAAATTACGTCTGCACTAGATCCATCTTCATTGAATGAAGTAGAGGATTTGATTCGTAAACTGCACGATGAGCATGCCATTACGGTCATCTGGATTACGCACAACTTGGAACAGGCGAAGCGAATGGGGCAGTATGCATGGATTATGGTCGACGGGAAATTAGTGGATGCCGGTGAAATCTCTGTACTGGATCATTCAGATATCCCATCGGTCGATCGCTTTTTGAAAGGAGACTTTTGA
- a CDS encoding ABC transporter permease, with product MSTSALFLTLIFVLIPLVLSKTLGLRLEKDTIIATIRSTVQLVAVGFVLKFVFDSESYVFIFLMVVLMIGAAVQNARKKGESIKGITWKLIVTFVLIEVLTQSILLGFKIVPATAQYIISLTGMVIGNSMVLAILFLNRFVSEVEAHRSESELILSLGGTPKQAIHKQLIRSIQASMIPTIESQKTIGLVQLPGMMSGQIIAGADPLEAVQFQILVIFLLLTTAAVTSVCLGLLSYPTLFNERMQMIQQQQHSK from the coding sequence ATGAGTACCTCTGCTTTATTCCTTACATTAATATTTGTATTAATACCGTTAGTACTGTCAAAGACACTAGGATTGCGGTTAGAGAAAGATACCATTATCGCGACGATCCGTTCGACAGTGCAATTAGTGGCGGTCGGCTTCGTACTGAAATTTGTCTTCGATTCGGAAAGTTATGTGTTCATCTTCTTGATGGTTGTTTTGATGATTGGAGCAGCCGTGCAAAATGCGCGTAAAAAAGGAGAAAGTATTAAAGGAATCACATGGAAGTTGATCGTGACGTTTGTATTAATAGAAGTACTGACGCAAAGTATCTTACTCGGGTTCAAGATTGTCCCAGCTACTGCGCAATATATTATTTCATTGACCGGTATGGTAATCGGAAATTCGATGGTCCTTGCGATTTTATTCCTCAATCGCTTTGTGTCAGAAGTTGAAGCGCATCGCTCGGAAAGTGAACTGATCTTGTCACTTGGCGGCACACCAAAACAAGCGATACATAAGCAATTGATCCGCTCTATTCAAGCAAGTATGATCCCGACAATTGAAAGCCAAAAGACGATAGGATTGGTGCAATTGCCAGGTATGATGAGCGGTCAAATCATTGCAGGGGCGGATCCGTTAGAGGCTGTCCAATTTCAAATCTTAGTCATATTCCTATTATTGACAACAGCTGCAGTAACGAGTGTTTGTTTAGGTTTACTTTCCTATCCGACACTGTTCAATGAACGCATGCAAATGATTCAACAACAACAGCACTCGAAGTAA
- a CDS encoding cation:proton antiporter, whose product MSTTQTLILLTIGYVAMTIDKKQKNFPLPVFLVAIGFGLSFISYFDSINISKEIIYTVFLPGLLFASAYHYSASSLRKHARVIGTLSTAGLLVTALLLGIATYWMGASIEISLVGALLVASILTPTDPVSVVSILKKSLDDPSVADIVDGESMINDGTSVVLFTVLLTMFTTQQKFNFWSFVGEFLSVSFGGVATGLVAGWIVSKAIHLSTHRENQVVLSIIIAYGAFHLAEAFGFSGVLATVAAGIMLSAELGRADEEEMHRESLNGFWEVAEPALLSILFLAIGIVAADYLIPLHNGLLVIGIFIVSIIVRFIVIAGTMQLFSGYRKLLNVKKASLLSWAGIRGTMSIFLLLSLADAADSSADTLVSLGFAVVLLSLIVQSIGIYPLSKALEK is encoded by the coding sequence ATGAGCACTACACAAACCCTCATTTTATTAACCATAGGCTACGTCGCGATGACAATCGATAAAAAGCAGAAGAACTTCCCACTTCCTGTCTTTTTAGTCGCAATCGGTTTCGGTCTGTCATTCATTTCTTACTTCGACAGCATCAATATATCCAAGGAAATTATCTATACCGTTTTCTTACCTGGACTGCTATTCGCGTCTGCGTACCACTACTCGGCCAGCTCATTACGAAAGCATGCCAGAGTTATCGGCACGCTTAGTACTGCTGGTTTACTCGTGACCGCACTTCTCTTAGGAATCGCTACATATTGGATGGGAGCGAGTATAGAGATTTCATTAGTAGGGGCATTATTGGTTGCTTCTATTTTGACGCCGACTGATCCTGTTTCTGTTGTTTCCATATTAAAAAAGTCGTTGGATGATCCTTCTGTTGCAGATATTGTCGACGGAGAATCTATGATCAACGACGGGACTAGTGTCGTGTTATTTACTGTGCTGTTGACCATGTTTACGACGCAGCAAAAGTTTAATTTTTGGTCATTCGTAGGAGAATTCCTATCCGTCTCGTTCGGTGGTGTGGCGACCGGATTAGTCGCAGGTTGGATAGTTAGTAAAGCGATCCACCTTTCTACACATCGAGAAAATCAAGTTGTACTCAGTATCATCATTGCGTACGGAGCGTTTCATTTAGCCGAAGCATTCGGGTTTTCAGGAGTATTGGCGACAGTGGCGGCAGGTATTATGCTATCTGCGGAACTTGGACGTGCTGATGAGGAAGAAATGCACCGAGAATCATTGAATGGCTTTTGGGAAGTGGCGGAACCTGCATTGCTTTCCATATTATTTTTAGCTATCGGAATTGTGGCAGCTGACTACTTGATCCCTTTGCATAATGGGTTGCTGGTCATCGGGATATTTATTGTTTCAATTATTGTACGATTTATCGTAATCGCAGGGACGATGCAATTATTTTCAGGCTATCGAAAATTATTAAACGTCAAAAAAGCCTCGCTCCTATCATGGGCAGGCATTCGTGGAACGATGTCGATTTTCTTATTGCTAAGCTTGGCCGATGCCGCAGACAGTTCTGCAGATACGCTCGTCTCGTTAGGATTCGCCGTAGTTTTGTTGTCACTCATTGTGCAAAGCATCGGCATTTATCCACTTTCAAAAGCACTCGAAAAGTAA
- a CDS encoding YjiH family protein encodes MKKYTASTWLVFLIPSILGVLLFMIPLPFAAGWKVPIAKLADLLSGSLEPIIPQLMMYLIIASALGSVLYLFVKKDPNRPSFFTNLFKVTPFWTITRIVGAIFAIMVVYQLGPEAIWSENTGGLLLAGDGLVSFLFSIFFFAGLLLPLLLNFGLLEFFGTLMVKIMRPLFKLPGRSSIDALASWIGDGTIGVLLTSKQYEEGHYTQREAAIISTTFSVVSITFTLVIIDKVGLGNYFLPFYATVLFTGLILALIMPRIYPLRSIKNTYIDDREYSTENEKLPAGTSVFKLGLTSALDTASKQRSILKTVRSGMQNVLDMWFGVAPVVMAFGTVALVMAEYTSVFRILGKPFEYILNFLHIPEAAEAAQTMVVGFADMFLPVILAEGVITSPITLFTIAAVSVIQLIYMSEVGGLILGTKIPLNIFDLLIIFLLRTIIALPIIAGIAHLLF; translated from the coding sequence TTGAAAAAATATACAGCTAGCACTTGGTTAGTATTCTTAATTCCATCCATACTCGGTGTGCTATTATTCATGATTCCACTGCCATTTGCAGCAGGCTGGAAAGTACCGATTGCCAAATTGGCGGATTTATTATCAGGCTCATTGGAACCGATTATTCCACAACTTATGATGTACTTGATCATTGCGTCTGCACTCGGATCCGTACTCTATTTATTCGTTAAAAAAGATCCAAACAGACCTTCATTCTTTACAAACTTATTCAAAGTAACTCCATTTTGGACGATTACCCGCATTGTAGGGGCAATCTTCGCAATTATGGTCGTCTATCAATTAGGGCCTGAAGCGATTTGGAGCGAGAATACAGGCGGATTGTTACTTGCAGGTGATGGACTCGTTTCCTTCCTGTTCAGTATCTTCTTCTTTGCCGGTCTACTGCTTCCTTTATTACTGAACTTCGGATTGCTCGAATTCTTCGGTACATTGATGGTGAAAATTATGCGACCTTTATTCAAGCTACCTGGACGCTCTTCCATAGACGCACTCGCTTCATGGATTGGAGACGGTACTATCGGTGTCTTGCTTACGAGCAAACAGTATGAAGAAGGGCATTATACACAACGTGAAGCAGCGATTATTTCGACTACGTTCTCTGTAGTGTCGATTACATTTACACTCGTCATCATTGACAAAGTCGGTCTCGGAAACTACTTCCTACCATTTTATGCAACGGTTCTATTCACAGGGTTGATTCTCGCCCTCATTATGCCGAGAATTTATCCATTACGTTCAATTAAGAACACGTATATTGACGACCGGGAATATTCCACAGAGAATGAAAAACTCCCTGCTGGAACAAGCGTATTCAAACTAGGACTAACTAGCGCACTTGATACAGCTTCAAAACAGCGCTCTATTCTAAAGACCGTTCGCTCAGGAATGCAGAACGTGCTCGACATGTGGTTCGGCGTGGCACCGGTTGTTATGGCTTTCGGTACAGTCGCTTTAGTAATGGCTGAATATACGAGTGTATTCCGTATCTTAGGTAAACCATTTGAGTATATCCTGAACTTCTTGCACATTCCCGAAGCTGCAGAAGCCGCACAGACAATGGTCGTGGGATTCGCGGATATGTTCTTGCCTGTTATTTTAGCTGAAGGCGTCATCACGTCGCCTATTACACTATTTACGATTGCGGCAGTTTCTGTGATTCAGCTGATCTACATGTCTGAGGTCGGTGGCTTAATCCTAGGCACGAAAATCCCATTAAATATTTTCGACTTACTCATCATTTTCTTATTGCGTACCATCATTGCCTTGCCCATCATTGCAGGTATTGCCCATTTGTTGTTTTAA
- the rbsK gene encoding ribokinase, whose protein sequence is MITVIGSANMDVIAQADKFPLQGETVRGKDFQTAPGGKGANQAVACARLGQKVQLIGTTGTDSFGEMIVANLRDQQVDTSYITQADGSSGVAVILLTEGDNRIISIPGANHALTPERIGELKSVIGASQLVMMQLELPIDTVWSVLELCNELEVPVVMDPAPSSSFQLEYMPYLHYLTPNETECAQLFGTSIEETVTNYPNKLLVTLGKDGVCYHDQEKIIYVPGVPAQVVDTTGAGDTFNGALASQLVQGSNLQSAIHFANVAASLSVGKFGAQGGMPTAQEVVKKVEQLAYRVE, encoded by the coding sequence ATGATTACAGTAATTGGCAGTGCGAATATGGATGTCATTGCACAAGCGGACAAGTTTCCGTTACAAGGCGAGACAGTTAGGGGAAAGGACTTTCAGACGGCACCAGGTGGCAAAGGTGCGAATCAAGCCGTAGCATGTGCAAGACTTGGGCAGAAAGTTCAGTTGATCGGCACGACGGGTACGGATTCATTTGGAGAAATGATTGTAGCTAATTTGCGGGATCAACAAGTGGATACTTCATATATCACGCAAGCAGACGGTTCTTCCGGTGTAGCCGTTATTTTATTGACGGAAGGGGACAACCGAATCATTTCCATACCGGGAGCGAACCACGCGTTGACTCCAGAGCGAATTGGGGAGTTGAAATCTGTTATTGGGGCCAGTCAACTGGTGATGATGCAACTGGAACTTCCTATAGATACGGTGTGGTCTGTGCTCGAGCTATGTAATGAATTAGAAGTGCCTGTCGTGATGGATCCGGCTCCTTCGAGTAGCTTTCAATTGGAATATATGCCGTATCTTCACTATTTGACTCCTAATGAAACGGAGTGCGCGCAACTCTTCGGTACTTCAATAGAAGAAACAGTGACAAACTATCCGAATAAACTGCTCGTGACACTAGGAAAAGACGGTGTTTGTTATCATGATCAAGAGAAAATAATCTACGTGCCGGGTGTGCCTGCACAGGTTGTGGATACAACAGGTGCGGGAGATACATTTAATGGAGCGCTCGCTAGCCAATTAGTGCAAGGGAGCAATTTACAGTCTGCCATTCACTTCGCCAATGTGGCGGCTTCATTATCGGTAGGCAAATTCGGTGCACAAGGCGGTATGCCGACTGCACAAGAAGTAGTGAAAAAAGTAGAACAACTAGCGTATAGAGTAGAGTAG
- a CDS encoding DinB family protein, with protein MVFGENIKVRKRILQLIDGLTDEEFNGTPSHGGWSPKQIVEHLALMECRVATNIAQELKNPESLRVFKKPISVSASPLVKAYLMEYTQPTDMHLSIAEIKEKLHASRNYLLDIYESATITELRCKSIKHPVFGNVPLIQWFQFVGFHEKRHLRQLKRAVEQVKSTREQLVSTSK; from the coding sequence ATGGTTTTTGGAGAAAACATCAAGGTCCGTAAACGCATCTTGCAGTTGATTGATGGCTTAACAGATGAGGAATTTAACGGAACACCATCACATGGCGGCTGGTCACCCAAACAGATTGTAGAACATTTAGCTTTAATGGAATGTCGAGTTGCTACAAACATCGCCCAAGAATTGAAAAATCCTGAGAGTTTGCGTGTATTCAAAAAACCGATCAGTGTATCGGCAAGTCCTTTAGTAAAGGCTTATTTAATGGAATATACACAACCAACAGATATGCATCTTTCCATTGCAGAGATTAAAGAAAAGCTGCATGCATCGAGAAACTATTTGCTAGATATCTATGAATCAGCCACAATTACAGAACTTCGCTGTAAATCGATCAAGCATCCGGTTTTTGGCAATGTTCCGTTGATTCAATGGTTTCAATTCGTAGGTTTTCATGAAAAGCGTCATCTACGACAATTGAAACGAGCAGTGGAGCAAGTGAAGTCGACTCGCGAACAGCTAGTTTCAACGTCTAAATAA
- a CDS encoding M20/M25/M40 family metallo-hydrolase: protein MNRYRFDTPEKLRALLCELVSWDSRTLTEGERFFSWKLQNKLSELEYFTENPDNITLHDAGLGRQAVHALYEHPDATDTIVLISHFDTVQTDEYGALEPLAFHPEELTKKLLENKDTLPEAARIDLESGKYLFGRGTMDMKMGLALHIQLIERASIEKWPINLLLCTVPDEEVNSAGMRAAVTELVRLQEQEGHRYKLFLNGEPSFSQGPSDTKEYIYSGTIGKIMPSALFYGKETHVGEPLKGITADYMASFLTRKMEWNPLFREIHQDESTPLPVTLHQKDLKIQYSTQTPQRAAALYNVFLFKRTAAEIMSLFEQVANEAMAQCTEQYKAVCDRESAVPLEDIRVLRFEELLKYAEDQLGTNEVNRLKQEVLLQEEWDDREQCIRIVDTLMMECQELGPATILFYAPPYYPAVNSSEDPLVQESIEFLQERAQVFDLTIEQVHYFNGICDLSYVHYKDKEDHWKAFAKNTPVYDETYSIPFEEMRKLTAPVLNVGPFGKDAHQKTERLHIDSAFKEMPVLLEQLVKRLAGMQQPKSR from the coding sequence ATGAATCGATATCGTTTTGACACTCCCGAAAAGCTACGCGCATTACTTTGTGAACTAGTCAGTTGGGACAGTCGTACATTGACGGAAGGAGAACGTTTCTTTTCCTGGAAGTTGCAAAATAAGTTGAGTGAATTGGAATATTTCACTGAGAACCCCGACAATATTACGCTTCATGATGCAGGTCTCGGACGCCAGGCCGTGCATGCTTTGTATGAACATCCCGATGCTACAGATACGATTGTCTTGATTAGTCATTTCGATACTGTGCAAACAGATGAATACGGGGCGCTTGAACCACTCGCTTTCCATCCGGAAGAATTGACGAAGAAGTTGCTAGAAAACAAAGATACGTTACCTGAAGCGGCACGCATTGACTTGGAATCAGGAAAATATTTATTTGGCAGAGGCACGATGGATATGAAGATGGGGTTGGCTCTACATATTCAGTTGATTGAACGAGCCAGTATAGAGAAGTGGCCTATTAATTTATTGCTATGTACAGTACCCGATGAAGAAGTAAACTCAGCGGGGATGCGCGCTGCTGTTACGGAACTTGTACGTCTACAAGAGCAGGAAGGTCATCGCTATAAACTATTCTTGAATGGAGAGCCTTCCTTTTCACAAGGACCCTCGGATACGAAAGAATATATTTATTCTGGGACCATCGGAAAGATTATGCCGTCCGCTTTGTTTTATGGAAAAGAAACGCATGTCGGCGAACCTTTAAAGGGGATAACTGCAGATTATATGGCATCGTTTTTAACGCGTAAGATGGAGTGGAATCCTTTATTTCGTGAAATACATCAGGACGAATCAACACCTCTTCCGGTCACGCTGCATCAAAAAGATTTGAAAATCCAATATTCTACGCAAACACCACAGCGAGCCGCTGCGTTATATAATGTATTCTTATTCAAACGGACAGCCGCTGAAATCATGAGCTTATTCGAACAAGTGGCGAATGAGGCGATGGCGCAGTGTACTGAACAGTATAAAGCAGTGTGTGATCGTGAATCGGCTGTGCCACTAGAAGATATTCGCGTATTGCGTTTTGAAGAGTTGCTAAAGTACGCAGAAGATCAGTTAGGAACTAACGAAGTGAACCGATTGAAACAGGAAGTGCTATTGCAGGAAGAATGGGATGACCGCGAGCAATGCATACGTATTGTCGATACGCTCATGATGGAATGTCAGGAATTAGGCCCAGCAACGATACTATTTTATGCACCGCCTTATTATCCGGCTGTCAACTCGTCTGAAGATCCACTTGTACAGGAATCGATTGAGTTTTTGCAGGAGCGAGCGCAAGTATTTGATCTGACCATTGAGCAGGTGCATTATTTTAATGGAATTTGCGATTTAAGTTATGTGCATTATAAAGATAAAGAGGATCATTGGAAGGCGTTTGCAAAAAACACACCAGTCTATGATGAAACGTACTCGATTCCATTCGAAGAAATGCGCAAATTAACTGCGCCGGTGTTGAATGTGGGCCCATTTGGTAAGGATGCGCATCAGAAAACGGAGCGGTTGCATATTGATAGTGCGTTTAAGGAGATGCCGGTGTTGTTGGAACAGTTGGTTAAGAGGCTTGCGGGCATGCAACAGCCGAAATCTAGATGA